The Parashewanella tropica genome window below encodes:
- the rpsJ gene encoding 30S ribosomal protein S10 has translation MQNQRIRIRLKGFDHRLIDQSTAEIVETAKRTGAQVRGPIPLPTRKERYTVLISPHVNKDARDQYELRTHKRLVDIVEPTEKTVDALMRLDLAAGVDVQISLG, from the coding sequence ATGCAGAACCAAAGAATCCGTATCCGCTTGAAAGGATTTGATCATCGCTTAATTGATCAGTCTACTGCGGAAATCGTTGAAACTGCGAAGCGTACAGGCGCTCAGGTTCGTGGTCCAATTCCACTACCAACGCGCAAAGAGCGTTATACCGTTTTGATCTCTCCACACGTTAATAAAGATGCGCGTGATCAATATGAACTGCGCACTCACAAGCGTCTGGTAGACATCGTTGAGCCAACTGAAAAGACTGTTGATGCACTTATGCGTCTAGATCTTGCAGCTGGTGTCGATGTTCAGATTAGCTTGGGTTAA